The following are encoded in a window of Streptomyces griseiscabiei genomic DNA:
- a CDS encoding thioesterase II family protein produces MDRSAEEPDLWLRSFVASPRARTRLVCFPHAGGSASAYHAMAGALPPVAEVLAVQYPGRQDRRAEKCVDNVPELVDRLVPVLTASADDRPLALFGHSMGATLAYEVARRLEREGGANSPVTVFLSGRRAPRFERSEYIHQRDDRGILRELELLGGSGAGALADPEILQMVMPAIRGDYRAAETYVHVPGPSLRCPVVALTGDADPRAAVAEVEAWREYTEGPFTTQVFKGGHFFLNDDPDAVHSTVRDRLSSLPVFGAGAH; encoded by the coding sequence ATGGATCGAAGCGCCGAGGAACCGGACCTGTGGCTCCGGTCCTTCGTGGCCTCCCCCCGGGCCCGGACACGGCTCGTGTGTTTCCCGCACGCCGGAGGATCGGCGAGTGCCTACCACGCCATGGCGGGCGCGCTGCCGCCTGTCGCGGAGGTGCTGGCCGTGCAGTACCCGGGCCGTCAGGACCGGCGGGCCGAGAAGTGCGTCGACAACGTTCCGGAGCTGGTCGACCGGCTGGTGCCGGTCCTGACCGCGTCGGCCGACGACCGGCCGCTGGCGCTCTTCGGGCACAGCATGGGCGCCACCCTCGCCTACGAGGTGGCGCGCCGGCTGGAACGGGAGGGCGGGGCGAACAGCCCGGTCACCGTGTTTCTCTCCGGGCGCCGGGCGCCGCGCTTCGAACGCAGTGAGTACATCCACCAGCGCGACGACCGGGGAATTCTGCGGGAGTTGGAGCTGCTGGGCGGATCCGGCGCCGGGGCACTGGCCGATCCGGAGATCCTCCAGATGGTCATGCCCGCCATACGCGGCGACTATCGCGCGGCGGAGACCTACGTGCATGTGCCGGGACCGTCACTGCGCTGCCCGGTGGTGGCGCTGACGGGGGACGCCGACCCGCGTGCGGCCGTGGCGGAGGTCGAGGCGTGGCGCGAGTACACGGAGGGGCCGTTCACCACGCAGGTGTTCAAGGGCGGTCACTTCTTTCTCAATGACGATCCAGACGCGGTGCACAGCACGGTCCGCGATCGACTGAGCTCGCTTCCGGTCTTCGGCGCGGGCGCTCACTAG
- a CDS encoding metallophosphoesterase → MATSDLHVAYPENRHIVAGMRAQSDDDWLIVAGDVGEITEDFTWALTLLRERFDTVIWAPGNHELWTPPGDPVQLRGEERYRHLVDICRRLGVLTPQDPCPVWDGPGGPVTVAPLFVLYDYSFRTPTAATKEQALTQAYEAGVVCTDEMLLHPDPYPSREAWCHARLVETERRLAERDPELPTVLVNHFPLVRDPTRVLYHPEFAQWCGTEQTAKWHVRFDAKAVVYGHLHIPRTTWHDGVRFEEVSVGYPREHRQRGMPRGVLRQILPAVTA, encoded by the coding sequence ATGGCAACAAGTGATCTTCATGTGGCCTATCCGGAGAACCGGCACATCGTGGCCGGCATGCGTGCCCAGTCCGACGACGACTGGCTCATCGTGGCCGGCGACGTCGGTGAGATTACCGAGGACTTCACGTGGGCGCTGACCCTGCTGCGAGAACGATTCGACACTGTTATCTGGGCACCGGGGAATCACGAACTCTGGACCCCGCCCGGCGACCCCGTCCAGCTGCGCGGGGAGGAACGCTACCGTCACCTCGTGGACATCTGCCGCAGGCTCGGCGTCCTCACCCCGCAGGACCCCTGTCCCGTGTGGGACGGACCGGGCGGCCCCGTCACCGTCGCCCCCCTCTTCGTCCTCTACGACTACAGCTTCCGCACCCCCACCGCCGCGACCAAGGAGCAGGCGCTCACCCAGGCATACGAGGCCGGTGTGGTGTGCACCGACGAGATGCTCCTGCACCCCGACCCCTACCCGAGCCGCGAGGCGTGGTGCCACGCCCGGCTGGTGGAGACCGAGCGCCGGCTCGCCGAGCGCGATCCCGAGCTGCCGACCGTACTGGTCAACCACTTTCCCCTGGTCCGGGATCCGACAAGGGTCCTGTACCACCCGGAGTTCGCCCAGTGGTGCGGAACCGAACAGACCGCCAAGTGGCATGTGCGCTTCGACGCCAAGGCCGTGGTCTACGGCCATCTGCACATCCCCCGTACCACCTGGCACGACGGAGTCCGCTTCGAGGAGGTCTCGGTCGGTTACCCCCGCGAGCACCGGCAACGCGGCATGCCCCGAGGGGTCCTGCGCCAGATCCTTCCGGCGGTGACCGCGTGA
- a CDS encoding 4'-phosphopantetheinyl transferase family protein has protein sequence MIDQLLPATVASAWAREDLPDTRLFPEEEAALGDAVDKRRREYTTVRACARRAFTRLGMEPAPVVPGHRGAPRWPDGLVGSMTHCAGYRAAALARASDAFALGIDAEPHQPLPEGVLDVVARPEERSWIAGRGGGAGVWWDRLMFGAKEAVFKVWYPLTGRELDFDEAVVDFRPRDVAPGHASGAFDARLLVPGPRTLTELSGRWLVRDGLSVTAIVLPARPPGHG, from the coding sequence GTGATCGACCAGTTGCTGCCCGCCACGGTCGCCTCCGCCTGGGCCCGGGAGGACCTGCCCGACACCCGCCTGTTCCCCGAGGAGGAAGCGGCACTCGGCGACGCCGTCGACAAACGCCGCCGCGAGTACACCACCGTACGGGCCTGCGCCCGCAGGGCCTTCACCCGACTCGGCATGGAACCGGCCCCCGTCGTCCCCGGCCACCGCGGGGCGCCGCGGTGGCCGGACGGGCTGGTCGGAAGCATGACGCACTGTGCCGGCTACCGTGCCGCCGCCCTCGCCCGGGCGTCCGACGCCTTCGCCCTGGGGATCGACGCCGAGCCCCACCAGCCCCTGCCGGAGGGGGTCCTCGACGTCGTGGCCCGGCCCGAGGAACGCTCCTGGATCGCAGGTCGGGGCGGAGGTGCCGGAGTGTGGTGGGACCGGCTGATGTTCGGTGCCAAGGAAGCCGTCTTCAAGGTCTGGTACCCGCTCACGGGCCGGGAACTGGACTTCGACGAGGCCGTCGTCGACTTCCGTCCCCGGGACGTCGCCCCGGGACATGCGTCGGGTGCCTTCGACGCCCGGCTGCTGGTGCCCGGTCCACGCACGCTCACGGAACTCTCCGGCCGCTGGCTGGTGCGGGACGGCCTGTCCGTCACCGCGATCGTCCTGCCCGCCCGGCCACCCGGACACGGGTGA
- a CDS encoding AfsR/SARP family transcriptional regulator, whose amino-acid sequence MEFLLLGPLVIRSGGHELRVPAARQRVILAALVLNANRVVPVDNIASFVWDGTPPPSAVATIRTYVMRLRQVLGLAGRARITTRAPGYLIELEEDETDLGRFTVHRKTADALVRAGRTAQAAEELRKALALWRHDPLMDVPSRALQDMEVSHLQRLHLQTRIWCVDLDLDLQRHAEILPELWQMVREHPLHEGLIGRLMLALFRSGQQPEALDLFQRTRAALIDQLGTEPGSELRAVQRRILRAEDEPPRPRAAFEERPEVHGGPGRAWPGWPTPAQLPQGVADFTARDRETAALGRLLRGRAPAAGPATTVVINGAAGIGKTALALHAAHAVRGDFADGQVYADLEGSTGKPAQPAEVLTRLLVGLGVPDVAVPRTMVNRTSLFRSLVADRRMLIVLDDAVSTAQVRPLIPGSGGSRVIVTSRHRLADLEGVHDVTVDALDEEASLHLLERFVGRSRVNAERAAAHRLVEACAGVPLALRIVGTRLRARPRRGLGALAHRLLEQRRLLDELHIGDLSVRTGLDAGYAALRDRSVHGIDLAAAFRRLGAGNMPYVRGETAAALLGCSRENAEDVLDVLVDAHLLREHDHFRYRLDALVRAYARERADAEEGPEYQVDTVRCLLRWYLHTLFRSARPDRTGEPEGTYLLRPPTVNWTDDDRAGLVEALAEADRIGVDLVGSRLVGELRARLPPVVASRAASR is encoded by the coding sequence ATGGAGTTCTTGTTGTTAGGTCCCCTGGTCATCCGGTCGGGCGGGCACGAGCTGAGGGTGCCCGCCGCGAGGCAGCGGGTGATTCTCGCCGCTCTCGTGCTCAACGCGAACCGAGTGGTCCCGGTGGACAACATCGCGAGCTTTGTCTGGGACGGCACCCCGCCGCCCAGCGCCGTCGCCACGATCCGCACCTATGTCATGAGGTTGCGTCAGGTCCTGGGCCTGGCCGGGAGGGCGCGGATCACCACCCGGGCGCCCGGCTATCTGATCGAACTGGAGGAGGACGAGACCGACCTCGGGCGGTTCACCGTGCACCGGAAGACCGCCGACGCCCTCGTCCGGGCGGGCCGCACCGCGCAAGCCGCCGAGGAACTCCGCAAGGCGCTCGCCCTGTGGCGGCACGACCCGCTGATGGACGTACCCTCGCGCGCCCTTCAGGACATGGAGGTCTCGCATCTGCAGCGGCTCCATCTGCAGACCCGCATCTGGTGCGTGGACCTCGACCTCGATCTGCAGCGCCATGCCGAGATCCTGCCCGAGCTGTGGCAGATGGTGCGGGAACACCCGCTCCACGAGGGGCTCATCGGCCGTCTCATGCTGGCGCTGTTCCGCTCGGGCCAGCAGCCGGAGGCCCTCGACCTGTTCCAGCGGACCCGCGCCGCGCTCATCGACCAGCTCGGCACCGAGCCCGGCTCCGAACTACGGGCCGTCCAGCGGCGCATCCTGCGCGCCGAGGACGAGCCGCCGCGGCCCCGGGCCGCCTTCGAGGAGCGCCCCGAGGTGCACGGCGGCCCCGGCCGGGCCTGGCCCGGCTGGCCGACCCCCGCCCAACTGCCCCAGGGCGTCGCCGACTTCACTGCCCGAGACCGGGAGACCGCGGCGCTGGGACGGCTGCTGCGCGGCAGGGCGCCCGCCGCGGGCCCGGCCACCACGGTCGTGATCAACGGTGCCGCCGGCATCGGCAAGACCGCGCTGGCACTGCACGCGGCCCACGCCGTCCGCGGTGACTTCGCCGACGGACAGGTCTACGCGGACCTGGAGGGCAGCACGGGGAAACCCGCGCAACCCGCCGAGGTCCTCACCCGCTTGCTCGTCGGCCTCGGGGTGCCCGATGTCGCGGTGCCGAGAACGATGGTCAACCGCACCTCGCTCTTCCGGTCCCTGGTTGCCGACCGCCGCATGCTCATCGTGCTCGACGACGCCGTGAGCACCGCCCAGGTCCGCCCCCTCATCCCGGGCAGCGGCGGAAGCAGGGTGATCGTCACCAGCCGCCACCGGCTCGCCGACCTCGAAGGGGTCCACGACGTCACCGTGGACGCGCTCGACGAGGAAGCCTCGCTGCACCTGCTGGAACGATTCGTCGGTCGTTCCCGTGTGAACGCCGAACGCGCCGCCGCACACCGGCTCGTCGAAGCGTGCGCCGGTGTGCCGCTGGCCCTGCGCATCGTCGGCACCCGGCTGCGCGCACGACCCCGCCGCGGCCTCGGAGCCCTGGCCCACCGCCTGCTCGAACAGCGGCGTCTGCTCGACGAGCTGCACATCGGCGACCTGTCGGTCCGCACAGGACTCGACGCGGGATACGCCGCCCTGCGCGACCGGTCCGTGCACGGCATCGATCTCGCGGCGGCGTTCCGCAGACTCGGCGCGGGCAACATGCCGTACGTCCGCGGCGAGACCGCCGCGGCGCTGCTCGGCTGCTCCCGGGAGAACGCCGAGGACGTGCTCGACGTACTGGTCGACGCCCACCTGCTGCGCGAGCACGACCACTTCCGCTACCGCCTCGACGCCCTGGTGCGCGCGTACGCCCGTGAACGCGCCGACGCCGAGGAGGGTCCGGAGTACCAGGTGGACACAGTGCGCTGCCTGCTCCGGTGGTATCTGCACACCCTCTTCCGGAGCGCTCGCCCGGACCGGACGGGGGAACCGGAAGGGACGTACCTCCTGCGCCCGCCGACCGTGAACTGGACGGACGACGACCGCGCCGGACTCGTCGAGGCCCTCGCCGAGGCGGACCGGATCGGCGTCGACCTGGTCGGCAGCCGACTGGTCGGTGAACTACGGGCACGGCTGCCACCCGTCGTGGCGTCCCGGGCCGCGTCCAGGTGA
- the ccrA gene encoding crotonyl-CoA carboxylase/reductase encodes MDPLTEAVLAGAPPDRLAKEPLPTEYTAAHLRAEDVDVFGDAADRDVRRTLRVGPVPMPELAVDEVLIAVMASSINYNTVWSATFEPVPTFTFLRRLGRQGGSAARHDLPRHVVGSDAAGVIVRTGAGVRRWQVGEHVVVSCVQVDDQEPATHADGMLGAEQRIWGFETNFGGLAHYAVVRASQLLPKPAHLTWEEAASTMLCAATSYRMLVSDRGARIKQGDIVLIWGATGGLGAYAVQLVKNAGGIAVGVVSTEEKSRRARALGCDVVVNRADIGLDGDLADDPDASMEAGKRLGRIIRAELGEDPHVVFDYIGRATFAVSVFVVRRGGTVVTCGSSTGYQHRFDNRYLWMHLKRIVGSHAANLQEQAECNRLFRLGHLVPVLSAVHPLAEVAQAARLVQTNRHTGKVGVLCLAPRPGLGVTDQTLRDRVGEDRLNLLRDAAPATPAPGQLVAGRGGTGR; translated from the coding sequence ATGGACCCCTTGACCGAAGCGGTGCTCGCCGGCGCGCCCCCCGACCGGCTGGCCAAGGAACCCCTGCCCACCGAGTACACCGCCGCCCATCTGCGCGCCGAGGACGTGGACGTGTTCGGCGACGCCGCCGACCGGGACGTACGCCGCACCCTCCGGGTCGGTCCCGTGCCCATGCCCGAACTGGCCGTGGACGAGGTACTGATCGCCGTGATGGCCAGCTCCATCAACTACAACACCGTCTGGTCGGCGACCTTCGAACCCGTACCGACCTTCACCTTCCTGCGCAGACTGGGCCGCCAGGGAGGATCCGCCGCCAGGCACGACCTGCCCCGGCACGTCGTCGGATCCGACGCCGCCGGAGTCATCGTCCGGACGGGCGCCGGGGTACGGCGCTGGCAGGTGGGCGAACACGTCGTCGTCAGCTGCGTCCAGGTGGACGACCAGGAACCCGCCACCCACGCCGACGGCATGCTCGGTGCCGAGCAGCGCATCTGGGGTTTCGAGACGAACTTCGGCGGACTGGCCCACTACGCGGTGGTCCGGGCCAGCCAACTGCTTCCCAAACCGGCCCACCTCACCTGGGAGGAGGCCGCCTCGACGATGCTGTGCGCCGCCACCTCCTACCGGATGCTCGTCAGCGACCGGGGCGCCCGGATCAAACAGGGCGACATCGTGCTGATCTGGGGCGCCACCGGCGGACTCGGCGCCTACGCCGTCCAGCTGGTGAAGAACGCCGGCGGCATCGCCGTCGGCGTCGTCAGCACGGAGGAGAAGAGCCGACGGGCGCGGGCGCTCGGCTGCGACGTCGTCGTCAACCGCGCCGACATCGGCCTGGACGGCGATCTCGCCGACGACCCGGACGCGAGCATGGAGGCCGGCAAACGCCTCGGCAGGATCATCCGCGCCGAACTCGGCGAGGACCCGCACGTCGTGTTCGACTACATAGGCAGAGCCACCTTCGCCGTCTCGGTCTTCGTCGTCCGCCGCGGCGGCACCGTGGTCACCTGCGGATCCAGCACCGGCTACCAACACCGCTTCGACAACCGGTACTTGTGGATGCACCTCAAACGGATCGTGGGCAGCCACGCCGCGAACCTCCAGGAACAGGCCGAGTGCAACCGGCTGTTCCGCCTCGGCCACCTCGTTCCCGTGCTCTCCGCCGTCCACCCGCTCGCCGAGGTGGCGCAGGCCGCCCGGCTCGTCCAGACCAACCGGCACACCGGCAAGGTCGGTGTCCTGTGTCTTGCGCCCCGGCCCGGTCTCGGAGTGACCGACCAGACCCTGCGGGACCGCGTGGGCGAGGACCGGCTGAACCTGCTGCGCGACGCCGCTCCGGCGACCCCCGCGCCCGGGCAGCTCGTCGCCGGACGAGGAGGGACCGGGCGATGA
- a CDS encoding LLM class flavin-dependent oxidoreductase produces the protein MTRLRSALWLPLFNDLADPVAVARLAAEAEEAGWDGLFVWDHLRWREPVSRVADPWITLAAIATVTERLRFGPMVTPLARRRPTKVARETATLDRLGNGRLTLGVGLGSDRFAGELSTTGEELDDRLRGQMLDESLEILTAAWSGQPVRHHGPHYTVDGVTFLPRPVQRPGVPVWAAGFPGKAKPMRRASRYDGFFPVNLEHPDQLADVVTTLTDLRRQETTPYDIAVPLPPGTDPTPYIKAGATWWLAEFDPEAVTLDQVRGVLRDGPAETDVDESR, from the coding sequence ATGACCCGGTTGCGTTCGGCACTCTGGCTGCCGCTCTTCAACGATCTCGCCGACCCGGTGGCGGTCGCGCGGCTGGCCGCCGAGGCCGAGGAGGCGGGGTGGGACGGCCTGTTCGTATGGGACCACCTGCGCTGGCGAGAGCCGGTCTCGCGGGTGGCCGACCCCTGGATCACGCTGGCAGCGATCGCCACCGTGACCGAGCGCCTCCGGTTCGGCCCCATGGTCACCCCCCTCGCCCGCCGCCGGCCGACCAAGGTCGCCAGGGAAACCGCGACTCTGGACCGGCTCGGCAACGGCCGCCTCACACTCGGCGTCGGTCTCGGCAGCGATCGCTTCGCCGGCGAACTGAGCACGACCGGCGAGGAACTCGACGACCGGCTCCGGGGCCAGATGCTCGACGAGTCACTGGAGATCCTCACCGCCGCGTGGTCCGGCCAACCGGTGCGTCACCACGGCCCGCACTACACCGTGGACGGCGTCACTTTCCTTCCACGACCGGTTCAGCGGCCCGGCGTGCCCGTGTGGGCCGCGGGCTTTCCCGGCAAGGCCAAACCGATGCGCCGCGCCTCCCGGTATGACGGGTTCTTCCCGGTCAACCTCGAACACCCGGACCAACTCGCCGACGTCGTCACCACCCTGACCGATCTCCGCCGGCAGGAAACGACCCCGTACGACATCGCCGTCCCTCTCCCGCCCGGCACCGACCCGACGCCCTACATCAAGGCGGGCGCCACCTGGTGGCTGGCCGAATTCGATCCGGAAGCAGTGACACTGGACCAGGTACGAGGCGTACTCCGCGACGGCCCGGCCGAAACCGATGTCGACGAGAGCCGGTGA
- a CDS encoding alpha/beta fold hydrolase gives MTSHPSNGEQLVEINDVELCVETFGDPANPAVLLIDGATASMLWWETDLCERIAHGGRFVIRYDNRDTGRSTSYPPGRPGYAYTDLARDALGVLDALHVERAHVVCRSMSGGIGLILGVDHPDRVESLTFVSTSTGADGLPSPSEQLADGIPAEPDPADSDAVVDYVVASAKACSGGSPYFDETATRALVERDVARTRHIASTLVNHYAMTFEGSSRDFGSLKAPTLVVHGDHDPVLPLPHGHALRDAVPGAELLILEGAGHDLPRPLWDDFVPALLQHTEKGRR, from the coding sequence ATGACCTCTCATCCTTCGAACGGCGAGCAGCTCGTCGAGATCAACGATGTCGAGCTGTGCGTCGAGACCTTCGGCGACCCCGCGAACCCCGCCGTCCTGCTCATCGACGGTGCGACCGCCTCGATGCTGTGGTGGGAGACCGACCTGTGCGAACGCATCGCGCACGGCGGTCGGTTCGTGATCCGCTATGACAACCGGGACACCGGCAGATCCACCAGCTATCCGCCCGGACGGCCCGGCTACGCGTACACCGACCTGGCGAGAGACGCGCTCGGAGTCCTGGACGCCCTGCACGTCGAACGCGCGCATGTCGTATGCCGGTCCATGTCGGGCGGCATCGGGCTCATCCTCGGTGTGGACCATCCCGACCGGGTGGAGTCGCTGACGTTCGTCTCCACATCCACGGGCGCGGACGGCCTCCCGTCGCCGTCGGAGCAGCTCGCCGACGGCATCCCGGCCGAGCCGGACCCCGCCGATTCCGACGCGGTGGTGGACTACGTCGTCGCCTCGGCGAAGGCCTGCTCGGGCGGCTCGCCCTACTTCGACGAGACCGCCACGCGCGCGCTGGTCGAGCGGGACGTGGCCCGAACCCGCCACATCGCGTCCACCCTCGTCAACCACTACGCGATGACCTTCGAGGGGTCGTCCCGCGATTTCGGATCTCTCAAGGCACCGACCCTCGTGGTGCACGGTGACCACGACCCGGTTCTCCCGCTCCCCCACGGTCATGCGCTGCGCGACGCGGTTCCTGGCGCCGAGTTGCTGATCCTGGAAGGGGCCGGGCACGACCTGCCGAGGCCGCTGTGGGACGACTTCGTCCCGGCTCTGCTCCAGCACACGGAAAAGGGACGACGATGA
- a CDS encoding LysR family transcriptional regulator gives MTDVELRHLRTMAAIADEGTFGGAAGRLGYTQSSVSQQIAALEKAVGGAVFDRPGGPRRVRITPLGEIVLAYGRDLLTKAGALSDAVDRFRAGSGRIDIGTFQGATNTILPAVVRRLLSEHPGCDIRLSEVQPENPQIGDRDLLFHYGRLEGDVEHVVLLDEPYLLVAHAGAFPVGPVPVELLDGAPMVAWPSTLHQRWLERTLADGGARPRIAFRTAGHESIVSMVRAGIGSAVLPALALHGSEAWSDDRLSIHRLEPSPVSTWYLYWPAGRTQSPLAARAIDVAREVAEELVDQM, from the coding sequence ATGACTGACGTCGAACTGCGCCACCTGAGGACCATGGCCGCCATCGCCGACGAGGGAACGTTCGGGGGAGCGGCGGGCCGACTCGGTTACACGCAATCGTCGGTGAGTCAGCAGATCGCCGCGCTGGAGAAGGCCGTTGGCGGTGCCGTCTTCGACAGGCCCGGGGGCCCCAGGCGGGTGCGGATCACCCCTCTCGGCGAGATCGTCCTGGCCTACGGCCGCGATCTGCTCACGAAGGCGGGAGCGCTGAGCGACGCCGTCGATCGTTTCAGGGCGGGCAGCGGCCGGATCGACATCGGTACCTTCCAGGGCGCGACCAACACGATCCTGCCGGCGGTCGTTCGTCGGCTGCTGAGCGAGCATCCCGGCTGCGACATCAGGCTGTCCGAGGTGCAACCGGAGAATCCGCAGATCGGAGATCGTGACCTGTTGTTCCACTACGGTCGGCTCGAAGGCGACGTCGAGCATGTCGTGTTGCTCGACGAGCCGTATCTCCTGGTGGCGCATGCCGGCGCGTTCCCCGTCGGGCCCGTACCGGTAGAGCTGCTCGACGGTGCGCCGATGGTCGCCTGGCCCTCCACCCTTCACCAGAGGTGGCTGGAGCGGACGCTGGCCGACGGTGGCGCGCGGCCTCGGATCGCTTTTCGAACCGCCGGTCACGAGTCCATCGTGTCGATGGTGCGGGCGGGCATCGGCTCGGCGGTACTGCCGGCACTCGCCCTCCACGGATCCGAGGCCTGGTCCGATGACCGGCTCAGCATTCACCGGCTGGAGCCATCGCCCGTCAGCACGTGGTACCTGTACTGGCCGGCCGGACGCACTCAGTCACCGCTCGCCGCCCGAGCCATCGACGTCGCACGCGAAGTGGCCGAAGAACTGGTGGACCAGATGTGA
- a CDS encoding cytochrome P450, with the protein MSVVDSFPLGGATTLAELARDPHPRLALLRTQEPVSWIPALDGWLVTRRDLALSVMRDAETFTVDDPRFSTAQVVGPSMLSLDGDHHTRHREPFTAPFRPRAVRDGFAAFIERETDRLVTTLESAGAAELRRAFAGPLAVAVVTEALGLVGATGDTVLAWYDSIVLSVSDITAGHEAGPAGAAAYTQLRRAVEATVADRNSSSLLVSAAGRLTVPEVASNAAVLMFGGIETTEAMITNALLHLLRHPDQLALVRADVDLLDAAIEESLRLEPGAAVVDRYATRDTVLGPAAIHRGDLVTVSLTGANRDPAVFPDPDRFDVRRENARLQLAFAHGPHYCLAAHLARLETRIALQHLLERLPALRLDPDRPAAPYGLVFRKPTTLHVLWDRAT; encoded by the coding sequence GTGAGCGTCGTCGACTCCTTTCCGCTGGGTGGCGCGACCACGCTCGCCGAGCTCGCGCGAGATCCGCATCCGCGCCTGGCGCTGCTGCGTACGCAGGAGCCGGTCTCCTGGATCCCCGCACTGGACGGCTGGCTGGTGACCCGCCGTGATCTCGCGCTGAGCGTGATGCGGGACGCCGAGACCTTCACCGTCGACGACCCCCGGTTCTCCACGGCACAAGTCGTCGGCCCCAGCATGCTGTCCCTCGACGGCGACCACCACACCCGGCACCGCGAACCCTTCACCGCCCCCTTCCGCCCCCGCGCCGTGCGGGACGGGTTCGCCGCGTTCATCGAGCGGGAGACGGACCGGCTCGTCACCACACTGGAGTCGGCGGGCGCCGCCGAGCTGCGACGGGCCTTCGCCGGCCCCCTCGCAGTCGCGGTCGTGACCGAGGCACTGGGGCTGGTCGGCGCCACCGGGGACACGGTGCTCGCCTGGTACGACTCCATCGTTCTGTCGGTCTCGGACATCACCGCCGGCCACGAGGCAGGACCCGCGGGTGCGGCGGCGTACACGCAGCTACGACGTGCGGTGGAAGCCACCGTCGCCGACCGGAATTCTTCGTCACTCCTTGTCTCGGCCGCCGGGCGGCTGACCGTGCCCGAGGTGGCATCCAATGCGGCGGTGCTGATGTTCGGCGGCATAGAGACCACCGAGGCGATGATCACCAACGCGCTGCTGCACCTGCTGAGACACCCTGACCAACTCGCACTGGTCCGGGCCGACGTCGATCTGCTGGACGCCGCGATCGAGGAATCACTGCGCCTCGAACCCGGCGCCGCGGTCGTGGACCGCTACGCCACCCGGGACACGGTCCTGGGGCCGGCCGCGATCCACCGCGGTGACCTCGTCACCGTCTCCCTGACGGGAGCCAACCGCGACCCGGCCGTCTTCCCCGACCCCGACCGCTTCGACGTGCGCCGCGAGAACGCTCGTCTCCAACTGGCCTTCGCACACGGCCCGCACTACTGCCTCGCCGCACATCTGGCCCGCCTCGAAACCCGCATCGCGCTACAGCACCTCCTCGAACGCCTCCCCGCCCTGCGCCTCGACCCCGACCGCCCCGCGGCCCCGTACGGCCTGGTCTTCCGCAAGCCCACCACCCTCCATGTGCTGTGGGACAGGGCCACCTGA
- a CDS encoding protein kinase domain-containing protein codes for MTDRYRLEEQLGSGGMGAVWRGLDLQLERPVAIKLLRPGPFPDKEALARFRREGKAAARLSRPAIAAVHDVSTHQGQPFLVLELLDGHNLETVLNRTPQGLATDQVLRSGSYALLHQVDRKPRGHRPRPSPRPDRAFPDRMTDHDLVRHPASAIRQRRTTLDRSLDGPDTNIPTSEPSDWVSRVTVCPPWLTGRRCGARARMQLRGPELSVHGQSDSEQDDRVDPR; via the coding sequence TTGACGGACCGGTACCGGCTGGAGGAACAGCTGGGCAGCGGCGGAATGGGCGCGGTCTGGCGCGGTCTGGACCTGCAGTTGGAACGGCCGGTGGCAATCAAACTGCTGCGGCCCGGCCCGTTCCCCGACAAGGAGGCGCTGGCCCGCTTCCGGCGGGAGGGCAAGGCCGCCGCGCGGCTCAGTCGTCCCGCGATCGCCGCGGTCCATGACGTGAGCACCCATCAGGGGCAGCCGTTCTTGGTGTTGGAACTGTTGGACGGGCACAATCTGGAGACCGTCCTGAACCGCACCCCGCAGGGGCTGGCGACCGACCAGGTACTTCGTAGCGGCTCGTACGCACTGCTACATCAGGTTGACAGGAAGCCGCGGGGGCACAGGCCCCGCCCCTCGCCCCGGCCGGACCGAGCCTTCCCCGACCGCATGACTGATCATGACCTCGTCCGGCATCCCGCGTCCGCCATCCGGCAACGTCGTACAACCCTTGACCGGTCGCTCGACGGCCCGGACACCAACATCCCGACAAGCGAGCCGAGCGACTGGGTGTCTCGCGTTACCGTCTGTCCGCCGTGGCTCACCGGCCGGCGGTGCGGCGCTCGCGCTCGTATGCAGCTACGGGGCCCGGAACTCTCCGTACACGGTCAGTCGGACAGCGAGCAGGACGACAGGGTAGACCCGCGATGA